A genomic stretch from Caballeronia sp. LZ062 includes:
- the uvrA gene encoding excinuclease ABC subunit UvrA — protein sequence MASNNAIRIRGARQHNLKNLDLDLHTGQMTVVTGPSGSGKSSLVFDTLYAEGQRRYVETFSAYARQFLDRMDRPQVDRVDGVPPAIAIDQTNPVRSSRSTVGTMTELNDHLKLFYARAAELFDRKTAHRVQHDTPETIYARLLERTRDGDPRLAVTFPVELPDTTSDDEVAQWLSASGYTRVQAKRHVQTEAGARQVLDVVADRFRLQGTERSRALEAIEGALLRGSGRVNVYVLKDEAEPDIWRFSTGLHSPESDLRYADPQPALFSFNSAYGACETCRGFGRVIGVDYGLVVPDEKKTLREGAIKTLQTPAWKENQDDLVRYGAKAGIRLGVPWSELTQKERDWVINGSPDWTGKWGSQWYGVQRFFDYLESKAYKMHIRVLLSKYRSYTTCPACAGARLKTESLLWRLGTKEQADAVLAPADRFMPTGVDWTRDQLEALPGLTVHDLMLMPIERIRRFFDSLTLPSTLLDEALKLLHAEVRTRLKYLCDVGLGYLTLDRQSRTLSGGEVQRINLTTALGTSLVNTLFVLDEPSIGLHPRDLNRIVEAMHRLRDAGNTLVVVEHDPSVMLAADRLIDMGPGPGERGGEIVYDGTPDDIQSSDTLTGAYLGGRKHVAHASNWTRRVVDANTPRLVLEGASDHNLQDVTVEIPLERLVCVTGVSGSGKSTLIQDVLAPALMRHFGKATEAPGAFRALKGADQLSDVVFVDQSPIGRTARSNPASYVGAFDEIRKLFAKAPLAAQRGYGASMFSFNSGDGRCPTCGGSGFEHVEMQFLSDVYLRCPDCDGRRYRAEILDVKIERGGRELSVADVLELTVSEAVECFAADADVLRVLQPIVDVGLEYVKLGQPVPTLSGGEAQRLKLAGFLAETASPNQKARLFMFDEPTTGLHFDDIAKLMQALRRLLERGHSLIVIEHNLDVIRAADWIIDLGPEGGDGGGQVVCVGTPDDVAACEQSHTGRALLDYEEAMTPGAAEKHAGVPLQLAAEVASARRALQGEDVVRIVNAREHNLKSLDVDIPHNKFNVVTGVSGSGKSTLAFDILFHEGQRRYLESLNAYARSIVQPAGRPEVDAVYGIPPTVAIEQRLSRGGRKSTVATTSEVWHFLRLLYVKLGIQHCIHDGTPVQAQSSEQIAAQILRDFKGQHVGLLAPLVVNRKGVYTDLAKWAKARGNTHLRVDGDFLPVDPWPKLDRFREHTIELPVADLVVSAENEADLRRLLDETLEIGKGVMHLCAPLDELHGALSNGKRRGKEESIVFSTKRACPVCGTSYPELDPRMFSYNSKHGWCNTCVGTGVKLTREQRAAFDDTVFAQDDRGREQSIGSVDQEPDDIVDQPCPECEGTRLNDVARAVTFGNYPITEVGRWTVTDTREWVSTLKLTGRDADIARDVVSEIEGRLQFLEEVGLGYLSLDRAAPTLSGGEAQRIRLAAQLGSNLQGVCYVLDEPTIGLHPRDNLILLSALKKLNDKGNTLVVVEHDEDTIRRADHIIDIGPGAGKRGGTVVAQGSVTDLAAHKASLTGQMLARPIVHPLQPRREVRAAVGKRPAVPEQWLTVENATLHNLRNVTASVPLNRLVAITGVSGSGKSTLARDVLMTNLLDAVGRSVLSSPAERRARKAAQADAPAAKSRASVLARETPRPKFDVVHAWQGCSGVTGFESIDRVLEVDQTPIGKTPRSCPATYIGMWDTIRKLFADTLEARARGYTPSRFSFNTGNGRCPACEGQGVRTIAMNFLPDVKVPCDVCHGQRFNPETLAVTWRGKNIGEVLTMEIDEAVEFFASMPSIAHPLQLMKDVGLGYLTLGQPSPTLSGGEAQRIKLVTELSKVRDDITRRGQKPPHTLYVLDEPTVGLHMADVAKLIRVLHRLVDGGHSVIVIEHDLDVIAEADWVLDLGPEGGVNGGTIVAAADPDTLASHPRSHTGTALRPVLGRTPPAEDAA from the coding sequence TTGGCATCGAACAACGCAATCCGCATTCGCGGCGCCCGTCAACATAACCTCAAGAATCTCGATCTCGACCTGCACACCGGCCAGATGACGGTCGTGACCGGACCGTCCGGTTCCGGCAAGTCGAGCCTCGTCTTCGACACGCTCTATGCGGAAGGCCAGCGCCGCTACGTCGAAACGTTCAGCGCCTACGCGCGCCAGTTCCTGGACCGGATGGACCGCCCGCAGGTGGATCGCGTCGACGGCGTGCCGCCCGCCATCGCCATCGACCAGACGAACCCGGTGCGCAGCTCGCGCTCGACCGTCGGCACGATGACCGAGCTGAACGATCACCTCAAGCTCTTCTACGCGCGCGCCGCCGAACTCTTCGACAGGAAGACCGCGCACCGCGTGCAGCACGACACGCCCGAGACCATCTATGCGCGACTGCTGGAGCGCACGCGCGACGGCGATCCGCGCCTCGCCGTGACGTTTCCCGTCGAATTGCCCGATACCACGAGCGACGACGAAGTCGCGCAGTGGCTTTCCGCGAGCGGCTACACGCGCGTGCAGGCCAAGCGCCACGTACAAACGGAAGCGGGCGCGCGGCAAGTGCTCGATGTCGTCGCCGACCGGTTCCGCTTGCAGGGCACGGAGCGCTCGCGCGCGCTGGAGGCCATCGAAGGCGCGCTGCTGCGCGGCAGCGGGCGCGTGAACGTCTACGTGCTGAAGGACGAAGCCGAACCCGATATCTGGCGCTTCTCGACCGGCCTGCACAGCCCGGAAAGCGACTTGCGTTACGCCGATCCGCAGCCGGCGCTCTTTTCCTTCAACTCGGCCTATGGCGCGTGCGAGACGTGTCGCGGCTTTGGCCGCGTGATCGGCGTGGATTACGGCCTCGTCGTTCCGGACGAGAAAAAGACGCTGCGCGAAGGCGCGATCAAGACGCTGCAAACGCCGGCGTGGAAAGAGAATCAGGACGACCTCGTGCGCTACGGCGCGAAGGCGGGCATCCGGCTCGGCGTGCCGTGGAGCGAACTGACGCAGAAAGAGCGCGACTGGGTCATCAACGGATCGCCCGACTGGACCGGCAAGTGGGGCAGCCAGTGGTACGGCGTGCAGCGTTTCTTCGACTATCTGGAGTCGAAGGCGTACAAGATGCACATTCGCGTGCTGCTCTCCAAGTACCGCAGCTATACGACGTGCCCGGCCTGCGCGGGCGCGCGGCTCAAAACCGAGTCGCTCTTGTGGCGCCTCGGCACGAAGGAACAGGCCGACGCGGTGCTCGCGCCCGCCGACCGCTTCATGCCGACGGGCGTCGACTGGACGCGCGATCAACTGGAAGCGTTGCCAGGCCTGACCGTGCACGACCTGATGCTGATGCCGATCGAGCGCATCCGCCGCTTCTTCGATTCGCTCACGCTGCCGTCCACGCTGCTCGACGAGGCCTTGAAGCTGCTGCACGCCGAAGTGCGCACGCGCCTCAAGTATCTGTGCGACGTCGGGCTCGGCTATCTGACGCTGGACCGGCAAAGCCGCACGCTCTCGGGCGGCGAAGTGCAGCGCATCAACCTCACGACCGCGCTCGGCACGTCGCTCGTGAACACGCTGTTCGTGCTCGACGAGCCGAGCATCGGGCTGCATCCGCGCGATCTGAACCGCATCGTGGAGGCCATGCACCGTCTGCGCGATGCGGGCAACACGCTCGTCGTCGTGGAGCACGATCCTTCCGTGATGCTCGCGGCGGATCGCCTGATCGACATGGGACCGGGACCGGGCGAACGCGGCGGCGAAATCGTCTACGACGGCACGCCCGACGACATTCAATCGAGCGATACGCTCACCGGCGCGTACCTCGGCGGGCGCAAGCACGTCGCGCATGCGTCGAACTGGACGCGCCGCGTGGTCGATGCGAACACGCCGCGCCTCGTCCTCGAAGGCGCGAGCGATCACAACTTGCAGGACGTGACGGTCGAAATTCCGCTCGAGCGCCTCGTCTGCGTGACGGGCGTCTCCGGCTCGGGCAAATCGACGCTGATTCAGGACGTGCTCGCGCCCGCGCTCATGCGTCACTTCGGCAAGGCGACCGAAGCGCCCGGCGCGTTCCGTGCGCTGAAAGGCGCGGACCAACTGAGCGACGTCGTGTTCGTCGATCAGTCGCCGATCGGCCGCACGGCGCGCTCGAATCCGGCGAGCTATGTCGGCGCGTTCGACGAAATCCGCAAGCTCTTCGCGAAAGCGCCGCTGGCGGCGCAGCGCGGCTACGGCGCGAGCATGTTCAGTTTCAATTCGGGCGATGGCCGCTGCCCGACCTGCGGCGGCTCGGGCTTCGAGCACGTCGAAATGCAGTTCCTCTCCGATGTCTACTTGCGTTGCCCGGATTGCGACGGCCGGCGTTATCGCGCCGAGATTCTGGATGTGAAGATCGAGCGCGGCGGGCGCGAGCTGAGCGTCGCGGACGTGCTGGAACTGACCGTGAGCGAAGCCGTCGAGTGCTTTGCCGCGGACGCGGACGTGCTGCGCGTGCTACAGCCGATCGTCGATGTCGGCCTCGAATATGTGAAGCTCGGCCAGCCCGTGCCGACGCTCTCGGGCGGCGAAGCGCAGCGCCTGAAGCTCGCGGGTTTTCTCGCGGAAACCGCGTCGCCGAATCAGAAAGCGCGGCTTTTCATGTTCGACGAGCCGACTACGGGCCTGCATTTCGACGACATCGCCAAGTTGATGCAGGCGTTGCGCAGGCTGCTCGAGCGCGGGCATTCGCTGATCGTCATCGAGCACAATCTCGACGTGATTCGCGCGGCGGACTGGATCATCGATCTCGGTCCCGAAGGCGGCGACGGCGGCGGTCAAGTGGTCTGCGTCGGCACGCCGGATGACGTCGCGGCTTGCGAGCAGTCGCATACGGGCCGCGCGTTGCTGGACTACGAAGAAGCCATGACGCCCGGCGCGGCGGAGAAGCACGCGGGCGTGCCGCTGCAACTCGCGGCGGAAGTGGCGAGCGCGCGGCGCGCGTTGCAGGGCGAGGACGTGGTGCGCATCGTGAATGCGCGCGAGCACAATCTGAAATCGCTCGATGTCGATATCCCGCACAACAAGTTCAACGTGGTGACGGGCGTGTCCGGCTCGGGCAAGTCCACGCTCGCGTTCGATATTCTGTTCCACGAAGGACAGCGGCGTTATCTGGAGTCGCTGAACGCGTATGCGCGCTCCATCGTGCAGCCGGCGGGTCGGCCCGAAGTCGATGCGGTCTACGGCATTCCGCCGACGGTTGCGATCGAGCAGCGGCTGTCGCGCGGCGGGCGCAAGAGCACGGTCGCGACGACTTCGGAAGTCTGGCACTTCCTGCGCCTCCTTTACGTGAAGCTCGGCATCCAGCATTGCATTCACGACGGCACGCCGGTTCAGGCGCAAAGCTCCGAGCAGATCGCCGCGCAGATTCTGCGCGATTTCAAAGGCCAGCACGTCGGGCTGCTCGCGCCGCTCGTCGTGAACCGCAAGGGCGTCTACACCGATCTCGCGAAGTGGGCGAAAGCGCGCGGCAACACGCATCTGCGCGTGGACGGCGACTTCCTGCCGGTCGATCCGTGGCCGAAGCTCGACCGCTTCCGTGAACACACCATCGAACTGCCGGTCGCGGATCTCGTCGTGTCGGCGGAAAACGAAGCGGACCTGCGGCGTCTGCTCGACGAGACGCTCGAAATTGGCAAGGGCGTCATGCATCTGTGCGCGCCGCTCGACGAACTGCACGGCGCGCTCTCGAACGGCAAGCGGCGCGGCAAGGAAGAAAGCATCGTGTTTTCGACGAAGCGCGCGTGTCCGGTCTGCGGCACGAGCTACCCGGAACTCGACCCGCGCATGTTCTCCTACAACAGCAAGCATGGCTGGTGCAACACGTGCGTCGGCACGGGCGTCAAGCTGACGCGCGAACAGCGCGCCGCTTTCGATGACACCGTCTTCGCGCAGGATGATCGCGGCCGCGAGCAGAGCATCGGCTCGGTGGATCAGGAGCCGGACGATATCGTGGATCAGCCGTGCCCGGAATGCGAAGGCACGCGCCTTAACGACGTCGCGCGTGCCGTGACGTTCGGCAATTACCCGATCACGGAAGTGGGGCGCTGGACCGTGACTGACACGCGCGAGTGGGTTTCGACGCTGAAGCTCACGGGCCGCGATGCGGACATCGCGCGCGACGTCGTCAGCGAGATCGAAGGGCGCCTTCAGTTTCTGGAGGAAGTCGGGCTCGGTTATCTGAGTCTCGACCGCGCCGCGCCGACGCTTTCCGGCGGCGAAGCGCAGCGCATCCGTCTCGCCGCGCAGCTCGGCAGCAATCTGCAAGGCGTCTGCTACGTGCTGGATGAACCGACCATCGGCCTGCATCCGCGCGACAATTTGATTCTTCTGAGCGCGCTCAAGAAGCTGAACGACAAGGGCAACACGCTCGTCGTCGTCGAGCACGACGAAGACACGATCCGTCGCGCGGATCACATCATCGATATCGGGCCGGGCGCGGGCAAGCGCGGCGGAACCGTCGTCGCGCAGGGCAGCGTGACGGATCTCGCGGCGCACAAGGCGTCGCTGACCGGGCAGATGCTCGCGAGGCCGATCGTGCATCCGTTGCAGCCGCGCCGCGAAGTGCGCGCGGCCGTCGGCAAGCGCCCCGCGGTGCCGGAGCAATGGCTCACGGTCGAAAACGCGACGCTGCATAACCTGCGCAATGTAACGGCGAGCGTGCCGCTGAACCGGCTCGTCGCGATCACGGGCGTGTCGGGCTCGGGCAAATCGACGCTCGCCCGCGACGTGCTCATGACCAATCTGCTCGACGCGGTCGGCCGCTCGGTGCTGTCGTCGCCTGCGGAGCGGCGCGCGCGCAAGGCGGCGCAGGCGGACGCTCCAGCGGCGAAATCGCGCGCCAGCGTGCTCGCCCGCGAAACGCCGCGCCCGAAGTTCGACGTGGTCCACGCATGGCAGGGCTGCTCGGGCGTCACCGGTTTCGAGTCCATCGACCGCGTGCTGGAAGTCGATCAGACGCCGATCGGCAAGACGCCGCGTTCCTGTCCGGCGACCTACATCGGCATGTGGGACACCATTCGCAAGCTCTTTGCCGACACGCTGGAAGCCCGCGCGCGCGGCTATACGCCGTCGCGCTTCTCGTTCAACACCGGCAACGGGCGCTGCCCGGCGTGCGAAGGGCAAGGCGTGCGCACCATCGCGATGAATTTCCTGCCGGACGTCAAGGTGCCGTGCGACGTGTGCCACGGCCAGCGCTTCAATCCCGAAACGCTCGCGGTGACGTGGCGGGGCAAGAACATCGGCGAAGTGCTGACCATGGAGATCGACGAGGCCGTCGAGTTCTTCGCGTCGATGCCGAGCATCGCGCATCCGCTGCAATTGATGAAGGACGTGGGCCTCGGTTATCTGACGCTCGGTCAGCCGTCGCCCACGCTCTCGGGCGGCGAGGCGCAGCGCATCAAGCTCGTCACCGAGTTGTCGAAGGTGCGTGACGACATCACGCGGCGCGGCCAGAAGCCGCCGCATACACTGTACGTGCTGGATGAACCGACCGTCGGCCTGCACATGGCGGACGTCGCGAAGCTGATTCGCGTGCTGCACCGGCTGGTGGACGGCGGGCATAGCGTGATCGTGATCGAGCACGATCTCGACGTGATCGCCGAAGCCGACTGGGTGCTCGATCTCGGACCGGAAGGCGGCGTGAACGGCGGGACCATCGTCGCGGCGGCGGACCCGGACACGCTCGCGAGTCATCCGCGCAGCCACACGGGCACGGCGCTGAGGCCGGTGCTCGGCAGGACGCCGCCTGCGGAGGATGCCGCCTGA
- a CDS encoding alpha/beta hydrolase: protein MLTFDHHVETPTLDIAYAHTGPADGPPVLLLHGWPDAARAWTKVAARLNAAGYRTIVPELRGAGGTRFLRAGTIRDGSGVALAQDAIDLADALGIAQFDVVGHDWGARAAYTLAALFPDRVRRMAAIALAFQPRGKFKLPADFAQARRFWYQWFMSLDDAPDAVAADPTGFARIQWDTWSPPGWFDEAEFAATARAFENPDWVTITLNAYRRRWRSDQPSDPALEPLYERLATIERIGVPALMVQGGSDFCDDPSTSEGQESCFTAGYRRVVIDGAGHFPPREAPDAVADALVAHLG from the coding sequence ATGCTGACCTTCGACCATCACGTCGAGACGCCGACGCTCGATATCGCCTACGCCCACACCGGTCCCGCCGACGGACCGCCCGTCCTGCTGTTGCATGGGTGGCCCGACGCGGCTCGCGCCTGGACGAAAGTCGCCGCACGCCTGAACGCGGCGGGCTACCGGACCATCGTTCCGGAATTGCGCGGCGCGGGCGGCACGCGCTTCTTGCGCGCGGGCACCATCCGCGATGGTTCCGGCGTCGCGCTGGCGCAAGACGCTATCGATCTGGCGGATGCGCTCGGCATCGCCCAGTTCGATGTGGTCGGGCACGACTGGGGCGCGCGCGCCGCCTACACGCTCGCTGCGCTCTTTCCCGATCGCGTGCGGCGGATGGCCGCGATCGCGCTGGCATTTCAGCCGCGCGGCAAGTTCAAGCTGCCGGCGGACTTCGCGCAGGCGCGACGCTTCTGGTACCAGTGGTTCATGTCGCTCGACGACGCGCCCGACGCCGTCGCCGCCGATCCGACAGGCTTCGCGCGCATTCAGTGGGATACGTGGTCGCCGCCCGGCTGGTTCGACGAAGCCGAGTTCGCCGCCACCGCGCGCGCGTTCGAGAACCCGGACTGGGTGACGATCACGCTGAACGCCTACCGCCGCCGCTGGCGCAGCGATCAGCCGTCCGACCCGGCGCTCGAACCGTTGTACGAGCGGCTTGCGACCATCGAGCGCATCGGCGTTCCGGCGCTGATGGTTCAGGGCGGCTCGGATTTCTGCGACGATCCTTCGACGTCGGAAGGGCAGGAAAGCTGCTTTACAGCGGGCTACCGGCGCGTCGTGATCGACGGCGCCGGGCACTTTCCGCCGCGAGAAGCGCCCGATGCCGTCGCGGATGCGCTCGTCGCCCATCTCGGCTGA